The genomic stretch CCGCTTGGGGGCGGGCTCTCCGTGCAACTCCGCGGCGATGGCGGCCAGCATCTGTGCGCCCCGGCTGCGCGGCGCGTACTCCCAGATGGTCTGCCCGTGGCTCTGGGCCTCGTCGACCTTCACGTCGTAGCCCAGCGGCGTGGCCGCCAGCGCGTCCGGGAAGTAGGCCTTCAGGCGCTCCAGAATCGCCGTGGCCAGCGCCGTCTTCCGGTACAGCGTGGGCACCACCTTCGTGACGCGAAGGTCCGGCCGCCCTTCCGCCTCGCCCACCTGGCGCACGGTGTCCGCCACCTCCGCGCAGCCATCCAGCGCCAGGTACGTCAGCGCCACCGGCACCACCACCTCGGTGGCGGCCACCAGGATGTTGCGCGTGGTGGTCCCCATGGAGGGCGGCGCGTCGAAGACGATGGCGTCATAGCCCGCCGCTTCCGCCGCGCGCAGGCGGTCCGCCAGCCGGTGGGCCCGGCGTTCATCCGCGGCCACCACGATGGGAAAGTCCGCCATCTCCTTGTAGGCGGGCAGCACATCCAGGCCCTCGAGAGCCGAGCGCTGGACCACGTCCTCGAAGCGCACCGACGAGTCCGTCAGCAGGTGAAACACGTTGCGCGGCAAGGTGCGCACGTCCACGCCCAGGGCCT from Myxococcus xanthus encodes the following:
- a CDS encoding ParA family protein → MRRIAFINEKGGTCKTTLAVNTAAWLAKERGLRVLLVDLDTQGHAGKALGVDVRTLPRNVFHLLTDSSVRFEDVVQRSALEGLDVLPAYKEMADFPIVVAADERRAHRLADRLRAAEAAGYDAIVFDAPPSMGTTTRNILVAATEVVVPVALTYLALDGCAEVADTVRQVGEAEGRPDLRVTKVVPTLYRKTALATAILERLKAYFPDALAATPLGYDVKVDEAQSHGQTIWEYAPRSRGAQMLAAIAAELHGEPAPKRRRASQKA